One Fusobacterium ulcerans DNA segment encodes these proteins:
- the ruvB gene encoding Holliday junction branch migration DNA helicase RuvB, with protein MDRVITTSEMENDIEIQRTLRPRCFKEYIGQVSLKEKMSISIEAAKKRGGSIDHILLYGPPGLGKTTLAGVIATEMGANLKITSGPVLERAGDLAAILTSLEENDILFIDEIHRLNNTVEEILYPAMEDKELDIIIGKGPSARSIRIELPSFTLIGATTRAGLLSSPLRDRFGVTHRMEYYSEEEITDIILRGGNILGVKIELDGAKELASRSRGTPRIANRLLKRVRDFCEIRGNGIIDRDISLKALDILGIDSAGLDDLDRDIVNAIIDNYGGGPVGIDTLSLMLGEDKRTLEEVYEPYLVKIGYLKRTNRGRMVTEKAYEHFKGVKELGENEDKHKS; from the coding sequence GTGGATAGAGTAATAACAACTTCAGAAATGGAGAATGATATAGAAATTCAAAGAACTCTCAGACCGAGATGTTTTAAAGAGTATATTGGACAGGTTTCTCTGAAAGAAAAAATGTCGATATCTATAGAAGCTGCCAAAAAAAGAGGAGGATCTATTGATCATATTCTTTTATACGGGCCTCCGGGGTTAGGAAAGACTACTCTTGCAGGGGTTATAGCTACAGAGATGGGGGCAAATTTAAAAATAACTTCAGGACCTGTACTGGAAAGAGCAGGGGACCTTGCAGCTATACTTACTTCTCTTGAAGAGAATGATATACTTTTTATAGATGAGATACATAGACTGAACAACACTGTTGAAGAAATATTGTATCCTGCTATGGAAGATAAAGAGCTTGATATCATCATAGGTAAAGGACCTTCTGCACGTTCTATAAGAATAGAGCTTCCAAGTTTTACTCTCATAGGAGCGACGACAAGAGCAGGACTTTTGAGTTCTCCACTGAGAGATAGATTTGGAGTGACTCACAGAATGGAATACTACAGTGAAGAAGAAATAACAGATATTATCCTTAGAGGAGGAAATATACTGGGAGTAAAAATCGAGCTGGATGGAGCAAAGGAGCTTGCAAGCAGAAGCAGAGGAACTCCAAGAATAGCAAATCGTCTTTTGAAGAGAGTGAGAGATTTTTGTGAAATAAGAGGTAACGGAATTATAGACAGAGATATTTCTTTAAAGGCGCTGGATATACTAGGAATAGATTCAGCAGGGCTGGATGATTTAGATAGAGATATAGTAAATGCCATCATTGATAACTACGGGGGAGGTCCTGTAGGTATAGATACTCTTTCTCTTATGTTAGGAGAAGACAAAAGAACTCTGGAAGAGGTTTATGAACCTTATCTGGTAAAAATCGGTTATCTAAAAAGAACTAACAGAGGAAGAATGGTAACTGAAAAAGCATATGAACATTTTAAAGGTGTTAAGGAGCTGGGAGAAAATGAAGATAAGCACAAAAGTTAG
- a CDS encoding DUF445 domain-containing protein yields the protein MTELNAMLIKLALIVGIGAMIGWITNYVAIKMLFRPYKEINFGLFKIQGLIPKRKHEIAVSIADTVQKELISLKDVTSSLDGEELEIRMGNMIDKILDAKLEGELVKKFPMLAMFMSDDMLRKIKSMIKTSILENKDTIIEMFSNYLEEKVDFREIIIKNVDGFSLEKLEDITYSLARKELKHIEVVGAVLGGIIGFFQFGVSLFI from the coding sequence ATGACAGAATTGAATGCAATGTTAATAAAATTAGCTCTTATAGTAGGAATAGGAGCAATGATCGGATGGATAACTAACTATGTAGCCATCAAAATGCTTTTTAGACCATATAAAGAAATAAACTTTGGATTATTTAAGATACAGGGGCTTATTCCCAAAAGAAAACATGAAATAGCTGTAAGCATAGCGGATACAGTACAAAAAGAACTCATCTCTTTAAAAGATGTAACAAGCAGTTTAGATGGAGAAGAGTTAGAAATAAGAATGGGAAATATGATTGATAAAATTCTTGATGCAAAATTAGAAGGGGAATTGGTAAAAAAATTTCCTATGCTTGCTATGTTTATGAGTGATGATATGCTTAGAAAAATAAAAAGTATGATAAAAACTTCTATTCTTGAAAATAAAGATACTATCATAGAAATGTTTTCTAACTACTTAGAGGAAAAAGTAGATTTCAGAGAGATAATAATAAAAAATGTAGATGGATTTTCTCTTGAAAAACTTGAAGACATAACATATTCTCTTGCTAGAAAGGAATTGAAGCATATAGAAGTGGTAGGAGCTGTATTAGGAGGAATAATAGGGTTTTTTCAATTTGGAGTAAGTCTGTTTATATAA